In Dermacentor andersoni chromosome 4, qqDerAnde1_hic_scaffold, whole genome shotgun sequence, the following proteins share a genomic window:
- the LOC129386217 gene encoding uncharacterized protein, producing the protein MARLLSPPGWALSVCLVAATTLVAPSLQSQIIIIRRTEEAADDGWINGVQRGRHLPPPPLPRPPPSWSPAGWNNHGFVAARRVHQPWHVGPTLVGAGGGIPGGGGWKPLWIPLDGRHGWRPQWPPKVPSSTPTPSSPTPSPPPPPPPPPPPEEPKPTAESNQQEPPAKQVVSTESPKASPGDTGKVKEP; encoded by the coding sequence CGCTCTCAGTGTGCCTGGTGGCGGCGACGACCCTGGTGGCTCCTTCACTGCAGTCACAGATCATCATTATCCGGCGCACCGAGGAGGCGGCCGACGACGGCTGGATCAACGGTGTCCAGCGAGGACGGCAtctgccaccgccgccgctgcctAGGCCGCCGCCGTCGTGGTCGCCAGCCGGTTGGAACAACCACGGCTTCGTGGCGGCCCGCCGGGTGCACCAGCCTTGGCACGTGGGGCCCACGTTGGTGGGCGCGGGCGGCGGCATCCCCGGAGGAGGAGGCTGGAAGCCGCTGTGGATCCCGCTGGACGGCAGGCATGGCTGGAGGCCTCAGTGGCCTCCGAAGGTGCCGTCGTCTACACCGACTCCATCTTCGCCTACGCCCTCACCGCCACCACCTCccccgccaccgccgccaccggaAGAACCCAAGCCCACGGCAGAGTCCAACCAACAGGAACCGCCAGCCAAGCAGGTCGTGTCCACTGAGAGCCCCAAGGCCTCTCCTGGTGATACCGGAAAAGTCAAGGAACCATAG